GTACCATTGGTTATGGTGGTGACATCGCTTGGATCTTCTATACTTGAGTTCGTCTCGGGCCTGCAAGACAGTAGCCTCACGGTGCCGCCGCCGCCGGCATGGCTTGCCGACCTGCCGTTGGTCGGAAAGAAATTGACGGAGACATGGGGGCTCGTCGAGACGAATATGCCGGCGGCGCTCGCCAAATACGGCAAAGTGCTGGGTGGGGTTGCATCTTCGCTGGCGTCGTTCGCGGGCGGTTTGGCCGCCGGTCAACTGTCGTTCGTACTTTCGTTCGCAGTCGCTGCAGTGCTAATGGCCTATGGCGAAGGAGCCACCGAATTTGCCAGTCGCCTGTTGGAACGTATTACCGGCAGCAAGGCACAAGGCCCCCGGCTGGTGGCGATGACCGCCGCGACGATCCGAGGTGTGGCAGTCGGCGTAGTCGGCGTAGCCGTCATCCAGTCCCTGCTGATCGGGATAGGTTTTTTCGCCATAGGTCTTTCATCAGCCGGAGTTTTGACGCTCGCGGTGCTATTGTTTGCCATCGTGCAGGTGCCGGCGTTGCTGATAACACTACCTGTCATAGCCTATGTTCTTGCAACGGAAGCCACCACGCCGGCGATCATCTTTTCGATCTGGACCGTCATTGCCGGGCTCAGCGACAACCTCCTCAAGCCATTGATGCTCGGCCGCGGACTTGAAGTTCCAATGCCGATCATTCTCATGGGGGTGATTGGCGGCATGATCGCTGACGGGCTTCTTGGGCTGTTTGTTGGCCCTGTGCTCTTGGCGGTTGGCTACGTACTGCTCATGGAGTGGCTCCGGTACGACCCCATTGGGAGCAGGCCGCGCACTGAGGATCCGCCGACATGATCACGATTATTGCTCTGGGTTTGCTCGCAATGTCGGCATGTCTTGCATTTCAGGTACTGGCATCGGTGTTCGCAGCCCGTTACTTCGCCCAGGCCTCCCGGCAACCGCTCGGTCCTAAGCCGCTGCGCGGGATTTTCCTTCAATTCTCGATTCTGATGGTGGTGCTAATGATGGGCAACATCGTCCAGATCGCATTTTGGGCATTTCTCTACAGATTGCTCGGTGCATTTGCGGACTTTGAAACGGCGATGTATTTTTCGGGAGTAACCTTCACTTCGCTTGGTTATGGTGACGTTGTGCTGCAGGGCCGAATGCGGCTGCTTGGGCCACTTCAGGCTGCCAACGGTCTGATGATGTTCGGGATCACCACAGCCCTCTTCATCTCCGTTATCCAGCAGGTCACCGCCAAATGGAACGCCGCGGAGTCAGTCCGCACGAACGTCGGTGGTTAAGTCGTCCTCCGAAGATCGAGTAGGGCTGTTGGCCCCATTCCAGAAGGAAGTTTCTGATCCGGTCCATTTCCCGAGCCGGCTTCAGAGCATTTGTTAATGC
This is a stretch of genomic DNA from Ensifer adhaerens. It encodes these proteins:
- a CDS encoding AI-2E family transporter produces the protein MMEPNVTIPERPPSLLRMLDSALQIGLVALLIFACSRIILPFTGILLWSVILAVMLYPLHQRLVGRVGNRWSATLIGLVSVALMLVPLVMVVTSLGSSILEFVSGLQDSSLTVPPPPAWLADLPLVGKKLTETWGLVETNMPAALAKYGKVLGGVASSLASFAGGLAAGQLSFVLSFAVAAVLMAYGEGATEFASRLLERITGSKAQGPRLVAMTAATIRGVAVGVVGVAVIQSLLIGIGFFAIGLSSAGVLTLAVLLFAIVQVPALLITLPVIAYVLATEATTPAIIFSIWTVIAGLSDNLLKPLMLGRGLEVPMPIILMGVIGGMIADGLLGLFVGPVLLAVGYVLLMEWLRYDPIGSRPRTEDPPT
- a CDS encoding potassium channel family protein, translated to MITIIALGLLAMSACLAFQVLASVFAARYFAQASRQPLGPKPLRGIFLQFSILMVVLMMGNIVQIAFWAFLYRLLGAFADFETAMYFSGVTFTSLGYGDVVLQGRMRLLGPLQAANGLMMFGITTALFISVIQQVTAKWNAAESVRTNVGG